A single region of the Cucumis melo cultivar AY chromosome 3, USDA_Cmelo_AY_1.0, whole genome shotgun sequence genome encodes:
- the LOC103485413 gene encoding pentatricopeptide repeat-containing protein At1g79490, mitochondrial codes for MLPFRAVQLFIGSSNPLHKRRILLSGSFLFQTRWFNSSFPWREADSVLKPRNSQFLENQHVFNNRSFTRSYCSGKEIGKGGREWTEDIEYLDESGSVIFSGKGVRSVEPGVDDHVMVGGLKKPFLNASAVAKIVEVVRRWKWGPELESQLEKLQFVPNMTHITQALKIIDDAEASLSLFRWAKRQSWYSPNDECYGLLFDGLNQRRDFDAIQLLFDEVVRDLSSDGTVSFSAYNRVIQYLAKAEKLEVSFCCFKKIHDSGFKVDTQTYNSLITLFLNKGLPYKAFEIYESMAGAGCSLDASTFELMIPCLAKSGRLDAAMKLFQEMKEKNYRPAQNIYSSLVDSMGKAGRLDTSMKIYMEMQLLELRPSALMFVSLIESHVKAGKLDTALKLWDDMKKAGFKPNFGLYSMVVESHAKSGKLDVAMSIFTEMEKAGFLPIPSTYCCLLEMHASSGHVDAAMKLYNSMTNAGLRLGLSTYTALLTLLANKKLIDIAAKVLLEMKAMGFSVSVSASDVLMVYIKEGSVDSALRWLQFMGSSGIRTNSFIIRQLFESCMKKGMYESAMPLLETYVNSAAKVDLILYTSILAHLVRCQEEQKERYLMSILSATKHKAHSFLCGLFTGTEQRKQPVLSFVREFFQGIDYELEESSAKYFVNVLLNYLILMGQINRARCIWKVAYENKLFPKAIVFDQHIAWSLDVRNLSVGAALIAVVHTLHRFRKRMLYYGIVPRRIKLVTGPTLKLVIAQMLSSVESPFEVSKVVLRATGDSVMEWFKKPIVQQFLLNEIPSRSDILMHKLNTLFPSSAPEIRSLSPPKPLISRNSA; via the coding sequence ATGCTTCCTTTTCGTGCTGTACAACTATTTATCGGGTCCTCGAATCCCCTCCACAAGCGTCGAATTCTTCTATCGGGTTCCTTCCTCTTCCAGACAAGGTGGTTCAATTCATCGTTTCCATGGCGAGAAGCGGATTCTGTTTTAAAACCCAGAAACTCCCAGTTTCTTGAAAACCAACATGTTTTCAATAATCGTAGTTTTACTAGATCTTATTGTTCTGGAAAGGAGATTGGGAAGGGGGGTAGAGAGTGGACTGAGGATATAGAGTATCTAGATGAGTCGGGGAGTGTGATTTTCTCTGGTAAAGGTGTTCGATCGGTTGAACCAGGTGTTGATGATCATGTAATGGtgggcggacttaaaaagccctTTCTGAATGCATCGGCTGTTGCAAAGATAGTTGAGGTTGTAAGGAGGTGGAAATGGGGTCCAGAGTTGGAATCCCAGCTTGAAAAGCTCCAATTTGTTCCAAATATGACGCATATCACTCAGGCATTGAAGATTATTGATGACGCTGAGGCTTCTTTGAGCTTGTTTCGTTGGGCGAAGAGGCAGTCCTGGTATTCACCAAATGATGAGTGCTATGGTTTGCTGTTTGATGGGTTAAATCAGAGAAGAGATTTTGATGCAATTCAATTGTTGTTTGATGAGGTTGTTCGTGATTTGAGCAGTGATGGGACTGTCTCATTCAGTGCATATAATCGTGTGATTCAGTACTTGGCTAAAGCTGAGAAATTGGAAGTGTCTTTCTGTTGTTTTAAGAAGATTCATGATTCAGGTTTCAAGGTTGATACCCAAACGTACAATTCTCTTATAACCTTGTTCTTAAACAAGGGTCTGCCTTACAAGGCTTTCGAGATATATGAGAGCATGGCAGGAGCAGGGTGTTCTCTAGATGCATCTACCTTTGAGCTGATGATACCATGCTTGGCAAAATCAGGTCGTCTTGATGCAGCAATGAAGCTCTTTCAAGAGATGAAAGAGAAGAATTATCGTCCTGCCCAAAATATTTATTCATCTCTTGTGGATTCTATGGGGAAAGCTGGGAGGCTTGACACGTCGATGAAGATTTACATGGAAATGCAGCTGCTTGAGCTCAGACCATCCGCGTTGATGTTTGTTTCCTTAATTGAGTCACATGTGAAGGCTGGGAAATTGGATACTGCTCTCAAGCTTTGGGATGATATGAAAAAGGCAGGTTTTAAGCCTAACTTTGGTTTGTACTCCATGGTTGTCGAGTCACATGCCAAATCAGGGAAACTTGATGTTGCAATGTCTATCTTCACTGAAATGGAGAAAGCTGGATTTCTTCCCATCCCATCGACTTATTGCTGTCTCTTGGAAATGCACGCATCATCGGGGCACGTAGATGCTGCCATGAAACTCTACAACTCTATGACTAATGCAGGTTTGAGGCTCGGGCTAAGTACATACACTGCTCTATTGACACTCTTGGCTAATAAAAAACTTATTGATATTGCTGCGAAAGTTTTACTTGAAATGAAGGCCATGGGATTCTCTGTCAGTGTGAGCGCTAGCGACGTCTTGATGGTGTATATCAAGGAAGGTTCTGTTGATTCTGCTTTGAGGTGGCTTCAGTTCATGGGTTCATCTGGAATAAGAACAAATAGCTTTATTATCAGGCAATTGTTTGAGTCATGCATGAAGAAAGGGATGTACGAGTCAGCTATGCCTCTCTTAGAAACTTATGTAAACTCTGCGGCAAAAGTTGATCTTATACTCTACACATCCATCTTGGCCCATCTTGTAAGGTGTCAAGAAGAGCAAAAGGAGAGATATTTGATGTCCATCCTCAGTGCTACAAAACACAAGGCACATTCTTTTTTGTGCGGACTTTTCACTGGAACAGAACAAAGAAAACAACCGGTTTTATCTTTTGTGAGGGAGTTTTTTCAGGGCATTGACTATGAGCTGGAAGAGAGCAGTGCGAAATACTTTGTTAATGTTCTACTCAATTATCTCATTCTCATGGGACAAATAAATCGAGCTCGATGTATCTGGAAAGTTGCTTACGAGAATAAGCTCTTTCCAAAGGCCATCGTCTTTGACCAACACATTGCCTGGTCCCTCGACGTCCGGAACTTGTCAGTTGGTGCTGCTCTAATAGCAGTTGTGCACACTCTCCATCGGTTCAGGAAGCGAATGTTGTACTACGGAATAGTTCCAAGGCGCATAAAATTGGTTACGGGACCAACTTTGAAGCTTGTGATCGCTCAAATGTTGAGCTCTGTGGAATCGCCATTTGAGGTCAGTAAGGTTGTTCTGAGAGCAACAGGAGACTCCGTGATGGAGTGGTTCAAGAAACCAATTGTCCAACAATTCCTTCTAAATGAGATTCCGTCAAGATCAGATATTCTCATGCACAAGTTGAATACTCTCTTTCCAAGTTCAGCACCTGAAATTAGATCTCTTTCACCTCCCAAACCCCTAATTTCCCGGAATTCAGCATAA
- the LOC103485412 gene encoding uncharacterized protein LOC103485412: MALLLPHLFPSLSLHSKSKDNPLLFKPSSSSSSSSSSPSPSPSPSLSLTSVHSPQLQGSQLASPPGSPDSRSDKPRDDFYVNLGLAVRTLREDLPLIFTRDLNYDIYRDDITFTDPLNTFTGIERYKLIFWALRFHGKILFREIGIEVYRIWQPSENVILIRWNLKGVPRVPWEARGEFQGTSRYKVDRNGKIYEHKVDNLAFNFPQQLKPAASVLDLVSACPASPNPTFLWGTEDLHCSSWVELYQSVRRSVGGEGYLITQDGFLTCS; encoded by the exons ATggctcttcttcttcctcatctcttccCTTCACTCTCCCTTCACTCCAAATCCAAAGACAATCCTCTTCTCTTCAAAccctcgtcttcttcttcttcttcttcttcttctccttctccttctccttctccttctctttctcttACCAGTGTTCATTCTCCTCAGCTTCAAGGCTCTCAACTCGCTTCTCCCCCTGGTTCTCCCGATTCCCGTTCCGATAAGCCTAGAGACGACTTCTATGTCAATCTCGGCCTCGCTGTTAGAACTCTTCGTGAAGACCTTCCTCTAATTTTCACCAGAGACCTCAATTACGACATTTACAg GGACGATATAACTTTTACTGATCCTCTCAACACGTTTACTGGTATTGAGAGGTACAAATTGATCTTCTGGGCTCTGAGATTTCATGGCAAAATTCTTTTCCGTGAGATTGGAATTGAGGTTTACAGGATTTGGCAACCTTCTGAAAACGTTATATTGATTCGGTGGAACTTGAAGGGTGTTCCTAGGGTTCCATGGGAAGCTAGGGGTGAATTTCAAGGGACTTCTAGGTATAAAGTGGATCGAAATGGGAAAATTTATGAACACAAAGTTGATAATTTAGCATTTAATTTCCCTCAGCAATTGAAACCAGCTGCATCAGTCTTGGATTTGGTTTCTGCTTGTCCTGCAAGCCCTAATCCAACTTTCTTGTGGGGAACAGAGGATTTGCATTGTTCTTCATGGGTTGAGCTTTATCAATCTGTGAGGAGAAGTGTAGGTGGAGAAGGGTATTTGATTACACAAGATGGATTTCTTACATGTTCATAG
- the LOC103485414 gene encoding uncharacterized protein LOC103485414 isoform X2 → MVSFRNFVFSSSLFLIGSRTKMVEASAKIGVNFPPFLNSSSRTFLPSRTALTSKLKPNTWRTKSLKLTAFVPSSRLTSAAFNQTDDGKFQPRIEADNPRKGRVFFLDVNPLCYQGNKPSLRNFGRWVSIFFEEVSHSDPVIAVFDGEGGSEHRRLLLPSYKAHRIKFTRPPSSQRFTKGNFRTSYQVIRDALRSCNVPVVKVDGHEADDVVATLVEQVLQRRVRVVVASPDKDFKQLISEDVQLVMPLPELNRWSFYTIRHYLAQYNCDPCSDLSLRCIMGDEVDGVPGIQHVAPGFGRKTALKLLKKHGSLENLLSAAAIRTVGKPYAQDALTKYAEYLRTNYKVLALRRDVDVQFQDEWLVERDRRNDSTILSKFVENNDRNLLVQPSKQV, encoded by the exons ATGGTTTCCTTCAGAAATTTCGTTTTTTCGTCGTCACTTTTTCTGATAGGGAGCCGTACTAAAATGGTCGAGGCGAGCGCCAAAATTGGCGTTAATTTTCCGCCATTTTTGAACTCTTCATCCCGTACTTTCTTACCCTCAAGAACTGCTCTAACATCCAAACTCAAACCCAATACATGGAGAACGAAGTCGCTGAAGCTAACTGCCTTTGTACCATCTTCTCGTCTTACTTCTGCGGCTTTTAATCAAACAGATGATGGGAAGTTTCAGCCAAGAATTGAAGCTGATAATCCAAGAAAGGGAAGGGTTTTTTTCCTGGATGTAAATCCTTTATGCTACCAAGGTAATAAACCTAGTTTGCGCAATTTTGGTCGCTGGGTTTCCATCTTCTTCGAGGAAGTTAGCCACAGTGATCCTGTTATTGCT GTTTTTGATGGGGAAGGAGGTAGCGAGCATCGCAGGCTGTTGTTACCCTCATATAAAGCACATCGGATCAAATTCACGAGACCACCATCTTCACAAAGATTTACAAAGGGAAATTTTAGAACGTCATACCAAGTGATAAGAGATGCTCTAAGAAGCTGTAATGTTCCA GTTGTAAAGGTTGATGGTCACGAAGCAGATGATGTTGTTGCTACACTTGTGGAACAAGTTTTGCAGAGAAGGGTTCGGGTGGTAGTAGCCTCTCCCGATAAAGATTTCAAGCAGTTGATTTCAGAAGATGTCCAACTTGTGATGCCTTTGCCGGAGCTCAACAGATGGTCCTTTTACACCATAAGGCACTACCTAGCTCAGTACAACTGTGATCCGTGCTCCGATTTGAGTCTTA GATGCATTATGGGTGATGAGGTAGATGGCGTTCCAGGAATCCAACATGTTGCTCCAGGATTTGGTCGAAAAACAGCATTGAAGCTCTTGAAGAAACATGGTTCCTTGGAGAATCTACTTAGTGCTGCTGCAATCAGAACCGTGGGCAAACCTTACGCACAAGATGCACTTACAAAGTATGCTGAATACCTGCGAACGAACTATAAAGTTCTAGCCTTAAGGAG AGATGTTGATGTTCAATTTCAAGATGAGTGGTTAGTTGAAAGAGACAGACGAAACGATTCGACTATTTTATCTAAGTTTGTAGAAAACAATGATAGAAACTTGCTCGTTCAACCATCTAAACAGGTCTAA
- the LOC103485414 gene encoding uncharacterized protein LOC103485414 isoform X1, translated as MVEASAKIGVNFPPFLNSSSRTFLPSRTALTSKLKPNTWRTKSLKLTAFVPSSRLTSAAFNQTDDGKFQPRIEADNPRKGRVFFLDVNPLCYQGNKPSLRNFGRWVSIFFEEVSHSDPVIAVFDGEGGSEHRRLLLPSYKAHRIKFTRPPSSQRFTKGNFRTSYQVIRDALRSCNVPVVKVDGHEADDVVATLVEQVLQRRVRVVVASPDKDFKQLISEDVQLVMPLPELNRWSFYTIRHYLAQYNCDPCSDLSLRCIMGDEVDGVPGIQHVAPGFGRKTALKLLKKHGSLENLLSAAAIRTVGKPYAQDALTKYAEYLRTNYKVLALRRDVDVQFQDEWLVERDRRNDSTILSKFVENNDRNLLVQPSKQV; from the exons ATGGTCGAGGCGAGCGCCAAAATTGGCGTTAATTTTCCGCCATTTTTGAACTCTTCATCCCGTACTTTCTTACCCTCAAGAACTGCTCTAACATCCAAACTCAAACCCAATACATGGAGAACGAAGTCGCTGAAGCTAACTGCCTTTGTACCATCTTCTCGTCTTACTTCTGCGGCTTTTAATCAAACAGATGATGGGAAGTTTCAGCCAAGAATTGAAGCTGATAATCCAAGAAAGGGAAGGGTTTTTTTCCTGGATGTAAATCCTTTATGCTACCAAGGTAATAAACCTAGTTTGCGCAATTTTGGTCGCTGGGTTTCCATCTTCTTCGAGGAAGTTAGCCACAGTGATCCTGTTATTGCT GTTTTTGATGGGGAAGGAGGTAGCGAGCATCGCAGGCTGTTGTTACCCTCATATAAAGCACATCGGATCAAATTCACGAGACCACCATCTTCACAAAGATTTACAAAGGGAAATTTTAGAACGTCATACCAAGTGATAAGAGATGCTCTAAGAAGCTGTAATGTTCCA GTTGTAAAGGTTGATGGTCACGAAGCAGATGATGTTGTTGCTACACTTGTGGAACAAGTTTTGCAGAGAAGGGTTCGGGTGGTAGTAGCCTCTCCCGATAAAGATTTCAAGCAGTTGATTTCAGAAGATGTCCAACTTGTGATGCCTTTGCCGGAGCTCAACAGATGGTCCTTTTACACCATAAGGCACTACCTAGCTCAGTACAACTGTGATCCGTGCTCCGATTTGAGTCTTA GATGCATTATGGGTGATGAGGTAGATGGCGTTCCAGGAATCCAACATGTTGCTCCAGGATTTGGTCGAAAAACAGCATTGAAGCTCTTGAAGAAACATGGTTCCTTGGAGAATCTACTTAGTGCTGCTGCAATCAGAACCGTGGGCAAACCTTACGCACAAGATGCACTTACAAAGTATGCTGAATACCTGCGAACGAACTATAAAGTTCTAGCCTTAAGGAG AGATGTTGATGTTCAATTTCAAGATGAGTGGTTAGTTGAAAGAGACAGACGAAACGATTCGACTATTTTATCTAAGTTTGTAGAAAACAATGATAGAAACTTGCTCGTTCAACCATCTAAACAGGTCTAA
- the LOC103485415 gene encoding probable magnesium transporter NIPA4 isoform X1, translating to MAVSGPASSSERPWSDPRKGMSSDNIKGLVLALSSSFFIGASFIVKKKGLKIAGASGVRAGAGGYSYLYEPLWWVGMITMVVGEIANFAAYAFAPAILVTPLGALSIIISAALAHIILRERLNIFGILGCVLCVVGSTTIVLHAPQEREIVSVKEVWDLATEPAFLLYAALMIATTLILIIHFVPRYGQTYVMVYIGVCSIVGSLSVMSVKALGIALKLTFSGLNQLTYPQTWAFTMIVITCVIIQMNYLNKALDTFNTAVVSPTYYVMFTTLTILASIIMFKDWDRQGAIQIFTQMCGFVTILAGTFLLHRTKDMVEGGSSLLPLFLSTSVTKYLIIEVLFHCSFNSTIFFNATF from the exons ATGGCAGTTAGTGGGCCGGCTTCCAGTTCGGAGAGGCCCTGGAGTGACCCTCGCAAAGGCATGTCCAGTGATAACATCAAGGGTTTGGTCTTAGCTTTGTCTTCTAGTTTCTTCATTGGTGCCAGCTTTATTGTCAAGAAGAAAGGCCTTAAAATAGCCGGGGCTTCTGGTGTTAGGGCAG GCGCTGGCGGTTATTCTTACTTATATGAACCATTATGGTGGGTCGGCATGATAACTA TGGTTGTAGGAGAAATTGCTAATTTTGCAGCTTATGCATTTGCACCAGCTATTCTTGTAACTCCCCTTGGTGCACTCAGTATAATTATCAG TGCTGCTCTTGCTCACATTATATTAAGAGAGCGATTAAACATTTTTGGTATTCTTGGTTGTGTGTTATGTGTTGTGGGTTCGACAACAATTGTTCTGCATGCACCTCAAGAGCGTGAGATAGTATCTGTCAAGGAAGTATGGGATCTTGCGACAGAGCCAG CTTTCCTTCTGTATGCTGCTTTGATGATAGCCACAACTCTCATACTCATAATACACTTTGTGCCTCGTTATGGCCAGACATATGTAATGGTCTACATAGGGGTTTGTTCTATTGTGGGGTCACTTTCG GTTATGAGTGTTAAAGCACTTGGCATTGCCCTGAAGTTGACATTTTCTGGATTGAATCAATTAACATATCCTCAAACTTGGGCATTCACAATGATTGTGATTACTTGTGTGATCATTCAAATGAATTATCTAAACAAG GCTCTTGATACTTTCAACACTGCTGTAGTATCCCCTACATACTATGTGATGTTTACAACATTGACCATCTTGGCTAGCATAATTATGTTTAAG GATTGGGATCGACAAGGTGCAATCCAGATTTTCACCCAAATGTGTGGTTTTGTGACAATTCTCGCTGGTACTTTTCTTCTTCACAGAACGAAGGATATGGTTGAGGGTGGGTCATCACTTCTTCCATTGTTTCTATCCACATCAGTTACAAAATATCTCATAATTGAAGTTTTGTTTCATTGTAGCTTCAACAGCACCATCTTTTTCAATGCGACTTTCTAA
- the LOC103485415 gene encoding probable magnesium transporter NIPA4 isoform X2 yields the protein MAVSGPASSSERPWSDPRKGMSSDNIKGLVLALSSSFFIGASFIVKKKGLKIAGASGVRAGAGGYSYLYEPLWWVGMITMVVGEIANFAAYAFAPAILVTPLGALSIIISAALAHIILRERLNIFGILGCVLCVVGSTTIVLHAPQEREIVSVKEVWDLATEPAFLLYAALMIATTLILIIHFVPRYGQTYVMVYIGVCSIVGSLSVMSVKALGIALKLTFSGLNQLTYPQTWAFTMIVITCVIIQMNYLNKALDTFNTAVVSPTYYVMFTTLTILASIIMFKDWDRQGAIQIFTQMCGFVTILAGTFLLHRTKDMVEASTAPSFSMRLSKHIEDGCELEAIPLQRHASL from the exons ATGGCAGTTAGTGGGCCGGCTTCCAGTTCGGAGAGGCCCTGGAGTGACCCTCGCAAAGGCATGTCCAGTGATAACATCAAGGGTTTGGTCTTAGCTTTGTCTTCTAGTTTCTTCATTGGTGCCAGCTTTATTGTCAAGAAGAAAGGCCTTAAAATAGCCGGGGCTTCTGGTGTTAGGGCAG GCGCTGGCGGTTATTCTTACTTATATGAACCATTATGGTGGGTCGGCATGATAACTA TGGTTGTAGGAGAAATTGCTAATTTTGCAGCTTATGCATTTGCACCAGCTATTCTTGTAACTCCCCTTGGTGCACTCAGTATAATTATCAG TGCTGCTCTTGCTCACATTATATTAAGAGAGCGATTAAACATTTTTGGTATTCTTGGTTGTGTGTTATGTGTTGTGGGTTCGACAACAATTGTTCTGCATGCACCTCAAGAGCGTGAGATAGTATCTGTCAAGGAAGTATGGGATCTTGCGACAGAGCCAG CTTTCCTTCTGTATGCTGCTTTGATGATAGCCACAACTCTCATACTCATAATACACTTTGTGCCTCGTTATGGCCAGACATATGTAATGGTCTACATAGGGGTTTGTTCTATTGTGGGGTCACTTTCG GTTATGAGTGTTAAAGCACTTGGCATTGCCCTGAAGTTGACATTTTCTGGATTGAATCAATTAACATATCCTCAAACTTGGGCATTCACAATGATTGTGATTACTTGTGTGATCATTCAAATGAATTATCTAAACAAG GCTCTTGATACTTTCAACACTGCTGTAGTATCCCCTACATACTATGTGATGTTTACAACATTGACCATCTTGGCTAGCATAATTATGTTTAAG GATTGGGATCGACAAGGTGCAATCCAGATTTTCACCCAAATGTGTGGTTTTGTGACAATTCTCGCTGGTACTTTTCTTCTTCACAGAACGAAGGATATGGTTGAGG CTTCAACAGCACCATCTTTTTCAATGCGACTTTCTAAACACATAGAAGATGGTTGTGAACTCGAGGCCATCCCACTTCAGCGTCATGCATCATTGTGA
- the LOC103485703 gene encoding uncharacterized protein LOC103485703: MEAQENFSFQPINGSFTPITESPPLASKSIDHHEKEDQSDGNIDCSSEIRSNGGHRKINSCSGDSRRTNEIAIESDDEEDEKMDMLWEDFNEELMKNLSSRFGSRRLPELDDLVESEEAMEDGSSSGAMLSARMASVVVIMKVLKKLLFLHNFRRKLKARTW; this comes from the coding sequence ATGGAAGCTCAAGAAAACTTTAGCTTCCAACCCATCAATGGCAGCTTCACCCCCATTACTGAATCACCTCCTCTTGCATCAAAATCAATTGACCACCACGAGAAAGAAGATCAAAGCGATGGAAATATTGATTGTTCTTCGGAAATAAGAAGTAATGGAGGTCATAGAAAGATCAATTCTTGCTCAGGCGACAGCAGAAGGACTAATGAGATAGCAATTGAAAGcgatgatgaagaagatgagaaGATGGATATGTTGTGGGAAGATTTCAATGAAGAATTAATGAAGAATTTGAGTTCCAGATTTGGGTCTCGTCGGTTGCCAGAACTTGATGACTTGGTGGAGTCAGAGGAAGCAATGGAAGATGGCAGCAGCAGCGGGGCGATGCTGTCTGCAAGGATGGCGAGCGTGGTGGTGATAATGAAGGTGCTGAAGAAGCTTCTGTTTTTACATAATTTTCGCAGGAAGCTCAAAGCTCGGACATGGTGA